One stretch of Lentisphaerota bacterium DNA includes these proteins:
- a CDS encoding rubrerythrin family protein encodes MASIKGSKTEINLLTSFAGESQARNRYTFFASAARKEGFVPMANLFLETADQEKEHAKRMFSYLEGGQVEIRAAYPAGVIGKTHDNLLAAAAGEHEEWTLLYPGFAQIARAEGFADVATMYEKIAVAEQYHEKRYRALAANLAAGRVCVRPAAVTWYCTNCGYIHEGTSAPKRCPACLHPVDYFELLAEPF; translated from the coding sequence ATGGCAAGCATCAAGGGATCGAAGACGGAGATCAACCTGCTGACCAGTTTTGCGGGCGAATCGCAGGCGCGGAATCGTTACACGTTTTTCGCCAGCGCGGCGCGGAAAGAGGGGTTTGTGCCCATGGCCAACCTCTTCCTGGAGACGGCGGATCAGGAGAAGGAGCACGCCAAGCGGATGTTCTCGTATCTCGAGGGCGGTCAGGTCGAGATCCGTGCGGCGTATCCCGCCGGCGTGATCGGCAAGACACACGACAACCTGCTGGCCGCCGCGGCGGGCGAGCATGAGGAGTGGACGCTGCTCTATCCCGGATTCGCCCAGATCGCCCGCGCGGAGGGTTTCGCGGATGTCGCCACGATGTACGAAAAGATCGCGGTGGCGGAACAGTACCATGAGAAGCGCTACCGCGCGCTGGCGGCCAATCTTGCGGCGGGCCGGGTGTGTGTCCGTCCGGCGGCGGTGACGTGGTACTGCACCAACTGCGGCTACATCCACGAGGGGACGTCGGCCCCCAAGCGGTGTCCCGCCTGCCTCCACCCGGTGGATTACTTCGAGCTGCTCGCCGAGCCGTTCTGA
- a CDS encoding M3 family metallopeptidase has product MTPATNPLASSAFFPAFDRIAPEHAVPAVRAAIAAAAAGADALEAAFTPTWDGLMAPLQRLCEPLHDAWGIVNHLLSVMNSDAWREAQQTLQPEVVACSLRIAQSRRFYEGFRAIRSAGVSDPARRRVLDAAIRAAEQSGVGLDGDAHDRFNAIQRDLAEAGTSFTNAVLDAIKSYSLWIRDAGGIAGLPPTVRSLAAQAAREAGEPAATPEDGPWRITLDAAVSAPFLMHARDRAHRETLFRAMAAKASSAPCDNTARVEQILALRRDKAALLGYPHFAAVSLANKMAGTVEAVDALTAQLADAARDAAARETALLLDFARENGFADTELRPWDRAFWVERLIETRYRYSDEQVRAYFQFPLVLDGLFALAQRLFDIRIVPADGDAPVWHPDVRLFRVEDPDGAPRAWFYVDPYSRPATKRSGAWMNDFHTRARLPGGGLRHPLALIVCNQTPPADGRPSLMRLSEVQTLFHEFGHALQHMLTTIDEPDASGINTVEWDAVEIASQFMENWCYDRATLTSLSRHIETGAALPGSLFDAIIAARNVMAASGMLRQLYLGATDMDLHARYPQPGAADADAVKRAAAARLLPFALLPEDRLLCSFSHIFAGGYAAGYYSYKWAEVLAADAFAAFEEAGLENDAAIRATGRRFRDTFLALGGSVHPMEVFQTFRGRPPAIEPLLRHAGLR; this is encoded by the coding sequence ATGACCCCCGCGACAAACCCCCTCGCCTCATCCGCCTTCTTCCCCGCGTTTGACCGTATTGCGCCCGAACACGCCGTCCCGGCAGTCCGCGCCGCCATTGCCGCCGCCGCCGCGGGCGCGGACGCGCTGGAGGCCGCTTTCACACCGACGTGGGACGGCCTGATGGCGCCGCTCCAGCGGCTGTGCGAACCGCTGCATGACGCCTGGGGCATTGTGAACCATCTCCTCAGTGTGATGAACAGCGACGCCTGGCGCGAAGCCCAGCAGACCCTGCAGCCCGAGGTCGTCGCCTGTTCCCTCCGCATCGCCCAGAGCAGGCGCTTCTACGAGGGCTTTCGCGCCATCCGCTCCGCTGGCGTCTCCGACCCCGCCCGGCGCCGCGTCCTCGACGCCGCCATCCGCGCCGCAGAACAGTCCGGCGTCGGCCTCGACGGCGACGCCCATGACCGCTTCAACGCCATCCAGCGCGACTTGGCCGAGGCCGGAACCTCCTTCACCAACGCCGTCCTCGACGCCATCAAGTCCTACAGCCTCTGGATCCGCGATGCCGGCGGCATCGCCGGCCTTCCACCGACGGTCCGTTCCCTGGCCGCCCAGGCCGCGCGCGAAGCCGGCGAACCCGCCGCCACCCCCGAAGACGGGCCGTGGCGCATCACCCTGGACGCCGCCGTATCAGCCCCTTTCCTTATGCACGCCCGTGACCGCGCTCATCGCGAAACGCTCTTCCGCGCCATGGCCGCCAAGGCGTCATCCGCCCCCTGCGACAACACCGCCCGCGTCGAGCAGATTCTCGCCCTCCGCCGCGACAAGGCCGCGTTGCTGGGTTATCCCCACTTCGCCGCCGTCAGCCTCGCCAACAAGATGGCCGGCACGGTGGAGGCGGTTGACGCCCTGACCGCGCAACTCGCCGACGCCGCGCGCGACGCCGCCGCGCGCGAAACCGCCCTACTGCTCGACTTCGCGCGCGAAAACGGCTTCGCCGACACCGAACTCCGTCCCTGGGACCGGGCCTTCTGGGTCGAACGGCTCATCGAGACGCGCTACCGCTACAGCGATGAACAGGTGCGCGCCTACTTTCAATTCCCGCTCGTGCTCGACGGCCTCTTCGCCCTCGCCCAGCGCCTCTTCGACATCCGCATCGTTCCCGCCGACGGCGACGCGCCGGTCTGGCACCCCGACGTCCGCCTGTTCCGCGTGGAAGACCCCGACGGCGCCCCGCGCGCCTGGTTCTACGTCGATCCCTACTCGCGCCCGGCGACCAAGCGCTCCGGCGCCTGGATGAACGACTTCCACACCCGCGCCCGCCTGCCCGGCGGCGGGCTGCGCCATCCCCTCGCGCTGATCGTCTGCAATCAGACGCCCCCCGCCGACGGGCGTCCCTCGCTCATGCGGCTCTCCGAAGTGCAGACCCTGTTCCACGAATTCGGCCACGCCCTCCAGCACATGCTCACCACCATTGACGAGCCCGACGCCTCGGGGATCAACACCGTCGAGTGGGACGCCGTCGAGATCGCCAGCCAGTTCATGGAGAACTGGTGCTACGATCGCGCCACGCTCACCTCCCTCTCGCGTCATATCGAGACCGGCGCGGCGCTTCCCGGCTCCCTCTTTGACGCCATCATCGCCGCCCGGAACGTCATGGCCGCATCGGGTATGCTCCGCCAGCTCTATCTCGGCGCCACCGACATGGATCTGCATGCCCGGTACCCGCAGCCCGGCGCGGCCGACGCCGACGCCGTCAAACGGGCCGCCGCCGCCCGGTTGCTCCCCTTTGCGCTGCTTCCCGAAGACCGCCTGCTCTGCTCTTTCTCGCACATCTTCGCGGGGGGCTACGCGGCCGGCTACTACAGCTACAAGTGGGCCGAGGTCCTCGCCGCCGACGCCTTCGCCGCGTTTGAAGAGGCCGGTCTCGAGAATGACGCCGCGATCCGCGCCACCGGCCGGCGCTTCCGCGACACCTTCCTCGCCCTCGGCGGCAGCGTCCACCCGATGGAGGTCTTCCAGACCTTCCGCGGCCGCCCCCCCGCCATCGAGCCGCTCCTCAGGCATGCGGGATTGCGGTGA
- a CDS encoding GtrA family protein, producing the protein MFSSSFHAPCGCAIKCVHMNNIPTSQDRSATGNPTRSGLSALLRHDVHPVVQFIKYGIVGGLATSVHVATFFLCGWYLWPCLTQNDITVRLLGLTAPTVSESVRVWHAIYCNAIAFTLSNTVCYLLNRLFVFKPGRHHWALEFLYFFGGSGISLVIGTGVQTFLMSHHGMQTTYAFASNLVSSLLINFAMRKYVIFKG; encoded by the coding sequence ATGTTCTCTTCATCCTTCCACGCGCCCTGCGGATGTGCTATAAAGTGCGTCCACATGAACAATATCCCGACATCTCAGGACCGTTCCGCCACCGGAAACCCGACCCGCAGCGGCCTTTCCGCGCTTTTGCGCCACGACGTCCACCCCGTGGTGCAGTTCATCAAGTACGGCATCGTCGGCGGCCTGGCCACGAGCGTGCATGTCGCCACGTTTTTTCTTTGCGGCTGGTATCTATGGCCCTGCCTGACACAGAATGACATCACCGTGCGCCTGCTCGGTCTCACGGCGCCGACGGTATCGGAGTCCGTGCGCGTATGGCACGCCATTTACTGCAATGCCATCGCCTTCACCCTGTCCAACACCGTGTGCTACCTCTTGAACCGCCTGTTTGTGTTCAAACCCGGACGACATCATTGGGCGTTGGAATTTCTGTATTTTTTCGGCGGGTCGGGCATCAGTCTGGTGATCGGCACCGGTGTCCAGACGTTCCTGATGTCCCATCACGGGATGCAGACCACCTATGCGTTCGCGTCCAACCTCGTCAGCTCCCTGCTGATCAACTTCGCGATGCGCAAATATGTCATTTTTAAAGGCTGA
- a CDS encoding 3'-5' exonuclease, with the protein MSFLKAEMDVPMFPVKLDRPLCFLDVEATGVTPRADRIIELAIIKINPDGSEESRTWLLNPGLPIPLETVAIHGITDEIVKNCPRFPDVARDIRAFIGDADLGGFNIARFDIPMLCEEFSRAGVAFEADSRRVLDAQRIFHTREPRNLAAALAFYCGREHTDAHGAEADTRATIDVVMGQFKRYPDLPTDLETLDQMLNPRDPFNADRAGRFRWIDGQLVINFGKKKGTRVLDLIRDDPNFLKWIVRSDFPMDTRAIAEKALTGVLPEPPRIKTPSPPSEE; encoded by the coding sequence ATGTCATTTTTAAAGGCTGAAATGGACGTGCCCATGTTCCCTGTCAAACTGGATCGCCCCTTGTGTTTTCTCGACGTGGAGGCCACCGGCGTCACGCCGCGCGCCGACCGCATCATCGAGCTGGCGATCATCAAGATCAACCCCGACGGTTCCGAGGAATCCCGCACCTGGTTGCTGAATCCGGGTCTGCCGATCCCGCTGGAAACGGTGGCCATCCACGGGATCACGGACGAGATCGTCAAGAATTGTCCGCGCTTCCCCGATGTTGCCCGCGATATCCGGGCGTTCATCGGCGACGCCGATCTGGGCGGGTTTAACATTGCCCGCTTCGACATTCCCATGCTATGCGAGGAGTTCAGCCGCGCCGGCGTTGCCTTCGAGGCCGATTCCCGCCGCGTGCTCGACGCCCAGCGGATCTTTCACACGCGCGAGCCGCGCAACCTCGCGGCGGCGCTGGCCTTCTATTGCGGCCGGGAGCACACCGATGCCCACGGCGCCGAGGCCGATACCCGCGCGACGATTGATGTGGTCATGGGCCAGTTCAAGCGCTATCCCGACCTCCCAACCGACCTCGAGACGCTCGACCAGATGCTGAATCCGCGTGACCCCTTCAACGCCGACCGCGCGGGCCGTTTCCGCTGGATCGACGGCCAGCTTGTCATCAATTTCGGCAAGAAAAAGGGAACGCGCGTCCTCGATCTCATCCGCGATGATCCCAACTTCCTCAAGTGGATCGTCCGCAGCGACTTCCCCATGGACACACGCGCGATTGCCGAAAAAGCCCTCACCGGCGTCCTCCCTGAACCGCCGCGTATCAAAACGCCGTCGCCCCCGTCCGAGGAATAA
- a CDS encoding bifunctional oligoribonuclease/PAP phosphatase NrnA, translating into MPATDTPRKHTPILRALDALSGAESLLISGHVRPDGDALGSAVALGRLLARGGNRITVCADPTHLGSPGFLTSAGPLVSPAKAACGAYDLMVVLDCGARDRIPEPLQPLARTLPLLNIDHHRTNDRFGTLNWIDAAASSTSEMIWKLARRAGWRLDRAAAEALWVGLITDTGRFAHDQTRPSTLRCGADLLKHGVRTAWINDRLYGFFSREVLELKRRAFNTLAVWRGGDVAVISLTDRDFAETGCVKADAEDVIEIPRSLAGSRVALFFYEGKPDERLTRLSIRTRAPIEATVLAQRFGGGGHARAAGCTIHAPLAEAITRVQAAVDEWLDACPPEPA; encoded by the coding sequence ATGCCGGCCACGGATACACCACGAAAACATACACCGATCCTCCGCGCGCTGGACGCCCTGTCGGGAGCCGAGTCGCTGCTGATCTCCGGGCACGTGCGCCCCGACGGCGACGCGCTGGGCAGCGCTGTGGCCCTCGGCCGCCTGCTCGCCCGCGGCGGCAACCGGATCACGGTCTGCGCCGATCCGACCCACCTCGGCAGCCCCGGTTTTCTCACAAGCGCCGGTCCGCTCGTTTCGCCCGCGAAGGCCGCCTGCGGCGCGTATGACCTGATGGTTGTGCTCGACTGCGGCGCCCGCGACCGGATTCCAGAGCCGCTGCAACCCCTCGCCCGCACCCTCCCGCTGCTGAACATCGACCACCACCGCACCAACGACCGCTTCGGCACGCTCAACTGGATCGACGCTGCGGCCAGCTCGACCAGCGAGATGATCTGGAAGCTGGCCCGCCGCGCCGGCTGGCGCCTGGACCGCGCCGCCGCCGAGGCGCTCTGGGTGGGACTCATCACCGACACCGGCCGCTTCGCCCACGATCAGACCCGCCCCTCGACCCTCCGCTGCGGTGCGGATCTCCTGAAGCACGGTGTGCGCACCGCCTGGATCAACGACCGACTGTATGGGTTCTTTTCGCGCGAGGTGCTCGAACTCAAGCGCCGCGCCTTCAACACCCTCGCCGTCTGGCGCGGCGGCGATGTCGCTGTGATCTCGCTGACTGACCGCGACTTCGCCGAAACCGGCTGCGTCAAGGCCGACGCCGAGGACGTGATCGAAATTCCCCGATCCCTCGCTGGCAGCCGCGTCGCTCTTTTCTTCTACGAGGGCAAGCCCGACGAACGCCTCACCCGCCTGAGCATCCGCACCCGCGCCCCGATCGAAGCAACCGTTCTCGCCCAGCGCTTCGGCGGCGGCGGCCATGCCCGCGCCGCAGGCTGCACCATCCACGCGCCCCTCGCCGAAGCCATCACCCGCGTCCAGGCCGCCGTTGACGAATGGCTCGACGCCTGCCCGCCGGAGCCCGCATGA